One Clostridium cagae genomic window, TAATATCACAAAACTTGATGATAAAATAGAAAAACGAGTTCATTATGCATTTGATGAAAATTTAGGATATTTAACTACTTCTCCTACTAATTTAGGAACAGGAATGAGAGCATCTGTTAATATTCATTTGCCAGCTTTAAATTTTAATGATGAAATAAGTAATTTTAGTAAGGGACTAACTCAAATAGGTATGGATATGAAAGGCCTGTATGAAGAAGGAAATAAAGCTTATGGGAATATGTACAAAATATCTAATCAAGTTACATTAGGATTAACTGAAGAAGAAATAATTGATAACCTAAAAGGTGCAGTATTAAATGTTATTTCAGAAGAAAAGAAATTTAGAGAAGTATTATTAACAAAGTGCAAATATGATATAGAAGACAAAGTATTTAGAGCATATGGAATTTTAACTTCAGCTATTTTGTTAAGTGAAAAAGAGTGTACTGAATTATTATCTAGTGTGAGGTTTGGAGTTGAATTGTCTTTATTAGATATTTCAAAAAATAAGTTAAATAAATTATTAGTATATACTAGAGACTCATCACTTCAAAACTATTTAAAAAGAAAACTTTCAAATAAGGAACTTAATTATGAAAGAGCTAAATTTGTAAGAGCAATATTAGCTCAAAATTAAATAAGAATATAAGGGAGGGATTTTTTGAGTATGGATTTCAATAAATTTACAGAAAGAACTCAATCAATAATATTAGAAGCACAAATTGAATCACAAGAGTTTAAACATGGATATGTAGGTACAGAACATTTATTATTGGGTTTAGTAAAAGAAAAAGGACAGCAATCCAATATATTAAATGAATTTGGTATTGATGCTGAAATAGTAAGAGATATGATAAGTAGATATTTAGGCTATGGTGAATTACAAATGCCTGAAGATGATATATTATTAACACCTAGAGCAAAAAAACTTCTTGATGAAAGCTTTATGGAGGCTAAAAAATTTAGTCATAAAAATGTTAGTCCAGAACATATATTAATGGCATTGCTTAATCAAGAAGAAGGAATGGCATATACTATATTAAAAAATTTAAAATTAAATTTTAAGGAAATAAAAGATAAATTATTTATATTTTTAAATGGTCAGTATTCAGATGAAAATGAAGAAATTAAATCTCCAAGATCAGAAAAAACTAAAACTCCTATGTTAGATAAATACGGAAGAGATTTAACACAATTTGCAAGAGACGGTGGATTAGATCCTGTGATTGGAAGAGATTTAGAAAATCAAAGAGTTTTAGAAATATTATGTAGAAGGATAAAAAACAATCCTTGTTTAATAGGTGAACCTGGAGTTGGAAAAACAGCAGTAATTGAGGGGTTAGCACAAAGGATTGTAGAAGGTAATATTCCTGAAATACTAAGAGATAAGAGAATTGTTTCACTTGATTTGACTGCATTACTTGCAGGTGCCAAATATAGAGGTGAATTTGAAGATAGATTAAAAAAGGTAATGCTAGAAATAGAAAAAGATAAAAGCATTATAATATTCATAGATGAAATTCATACAATAATAGGTGCAGGAGCAGCTGAAGGTGCAATAGATGCTTCAAATATATTAAAACCAGCACTTTCTAGAGGCGAAATTCAATGTATAGGTGCAACAACTATAAATGAATATAGAAAACATATAGAAAAAGATTCTGCTTTAGAAAGAAGATTTCAACCTGTTAATGTTGGTGAGCCATCAAAAGATGAAACACTAATAATATTAAGAGGATTAAGAGAAAAGTATGAAGAACATCACAATGTTAACATTACAGATAAAGCATTAGAAGCTGCTGTTGAGTTATCTGATAGATATATTACAGATAGATTTATGCCAGACAAAGCTATTGATTTGATTGATGAGGCATGTGCTAAAGTTAGAATAAAAAATCTAATTCCACCTGCTAATTTAAAATCAATGGAAGATGAAATAAAAGAAACAACTAAAGAAAAAGAAGAATGTATTAGGGTTCAAGATTTTGAAAAAGCGGCAAATATGAGAGATATTGAAAATGACTTAAAAGAAGAATTAGAAGCACTTAGAAAAGAGTGGAGTGATAAAAATTCTAATAAGCAATTAAATGTAGATGAAGAAGATATAGCAGAAGTTGTATCATCTTGGACTAAAATACCTGCTAAAAAACTTACAGAAAAAGAAAGTGAAAAATTACTAAAACTTGAAAATATATTACAAAAAAGAGTTATAGGTCAAACTGAAGCAGTTGAATCTATAGCTAAGGCAGTAAGAAGAGCTAGAGTGGGAATAAAAGATCCTAATAGACCAATCGGAACGTTTATATTTTTAGGACCTACAGGTGTTGGTAAAACAGAACTTTCAAAAGCATTAGCTGAAACTATGTTTGGAGATGAAAATAGCATAATAAGAATAGATATGTCTGAATACATGGAAAGCAACTCAGTTTCTAAATTAATAGGTTCACCTCCAGGATATGTAGGATATGATGATGGAGGTCAATTAACAGAAGCAGTGAGGAGAAAGCCTTATTCAGTAGTACTTCTAGATGAAATTGAAAAAGCTCATCAAGATGTATTTAATATATTACTTCAAATTATGGAAGATGGGAGACTTACAGATTCCCATGGAAAAGTAGTTAATTTTAAAAATACAATAGTTATAATGACTTCTAATGTAGGAGCACATCAAATAAAAAAACAAAAAACAATTGGATTTAATACAAGTATTGATGAAAATTCAGAATATGAAAAGATGAAAGATAATGTTTTAGAAGAATTAAAGAGAAGCTTTAAACCAGAATTCTTAAATAGAATAGACGATACAATAGTATTCCATAAATTAAAAGAAGATGATCTTTTAGATATAGTTGATTTAATGTTAAAATCTATTACTAAAAGACTTGAAAATAAAGATATACACTTAAACTTTGAAAAAGATAGTAAAAAATTCTTAATTAATAAAAGAATTGATTTAAATTATGGAGCAAGACCATTAAGAAGAATTATTACTAAAGAAGTAGAAGATAAATTAAGTGAAGAGATACTTTTAGGTAATATAAAAATTGGAGATAGAATTAAAGTAAATGAATCAAAAGATAATTTAGTTTTCACAAAGCTAGATTAATAATTTAAAAAATTATCTTAAAATAACTTTAATGTATTTAGGTACATTAAAGTTATTTTTAAGATAGTTTTTTATTTTTTAGGAAATTATAAAAATATTAAATCTAGGGATAATTTCTAGAAGACTGCATTTTAAAGGCATGATGGGTATCTCTAAAGAACAAAAATAATAATTATTCATTAATAAGGTTTATTAATTAGGCATTACATGATAAAATTATAAATATAATAACTAATATAAGGGAATAATTAATTTATAGAGGTTTATTTAAGAAATAAGAGGTGGATTTTTATGGCTAAAGAAGAAAAAAGTATAGACTTAATTGTAATTGGTGCAGGTCCAGCAGGATTAGCAGCTGCAATTTATGGTGGTAGAGCGAAGTTAGATATGATAGTTTTAGAAGAAAGAATAATAGGTGGTCAAGTAAGAAATAGTTATACTATTGAAAATTATCCTGGTTTTGAAAAAATATCAGGAGCAGATTTAGCAGATATTTTTCAAAAACAAGTTGAATCATTAGGAGTAACTATAGATGAATTTGATTTAATAGAAAATTTAGTATTATCTGATGATGAGAAGATAGTAGAAACTGAAAGTTATATATATAAACCTAAAGCTATAATAATTGCCACAGGGGCTTCACCTAAAAAACTACCAGTTCCAGAGGAGACAAAGTATGAGGGCAAAGGTGTTCATTATTGTGCTGTTTGTGATGGTGCTATGTATGAAGGAAAAAGAATTGGAGTTGTAGGTGGCGGAAATTCAGCATTAGAAGAAGCAATATTTTTAACTAAATTTGCTGAAAAAGTATTTGTAATCAGAAGACATGATTATTTTAATGGAGAAAAATCTTTAATAGAAGAAGTGTTAAATCATCCTAAAATAGAGGTTTTATTTAATGAAGATTTAGTTCATTTAAGTGGTGAAAATTTTTTAGAAGAAGTAACTGTTAAAAATAAAAATACAGGTAAATTAAGTGAGTTAAAACTTGACGCAGTTTTTGGATATATTGGAACAGAGCCTAAAACAAATGGATTAGATAAATATTTAAAATTAAATGATTATGGCTACATAATTACAAATGAAGATATGGAAACTAAGATAAATGGTGTATACGCGGTAGGTGATGTTCGTGAAAAGAAGTATAGGCAAATAACTACAGCGGTTTCAGATGGGACAATAGCTTTATTAAATGCTGAAAAATACATAGTACAAAAGGAGAAATAATAATATGATAAAAATTTATTCAACATCATGGTGTCCTGCTTGTATAAAAGCAAAGAGATACTTTGACTTAAAAGGATTAAAATATGAAGAAATAAATGTTGCAGATAAACATGAGGATAGAGAAGAAGTATTTAAAGCATCAGGTCAAAGAAGTGTACCAGTAATAGATATATCAGGAAATATAATAGTAGGATTTGATAAAAAACGAATAGATGATTATGTAAATCGTTAGAATGATAAAAAGTTATAATTTTAAATTGTATGATATATTTTAGTTCGAAATTAATGAAAAAAATTATCTCTATAAATTCAAAATTATTATAGTTATTTTGAATTTAAAATTAAGATTTTTAAAAATATAATATAATATTTTAATAGTACATTAAAATATTAATAAAGATTCATATTATAAAATAAATAATAAAGACTTGGAAAATATAATTATTTATGTATTACCAAGTCTTTTTTATATTTATTAATGCAAATTTATTTGTTTAGGGCCTCATCTATAGAAGGTTTATCAAATCCAATGATAATAGTATTATTTATATCTAATACTGGTACGCCCATTTGTTTAGATTTTTTAACCATATCTTCTCTAGCAATCATATCTTCTTGAACATTTAGTTCTTCAAAATCAACACTTTTTGATTTTAAGTAATTTTTAACTTTAACACACCACGGACAAGAATCTGTAGTATAAACTTTTACCATAATAACACTCCTTAACTAATAATAACTATTGTTTAAAACATTATAATACTTAAGAAATAATATAGCAATTACTTTATAATATTATTATTTTCTAAATTAGAGTTTAAAACTAAATTAGAAAATTCATTTTGAGAATATGTATTGTCAAAATTATGTTGAAAAACATGCCCATCATTATCTCTTAATATATTTTTAGAAGGAAGTGTAACATTATTAAAAGAATCTTTAGTTATCATATTATCATCTCCTTAAATTATATAAATAGTTTTTGTAATGAATTGATTATTTATACAAAATAGGGTTTTAAATTAATGAAAAATTTTTGTTTAAATATAATGGTAAATTTAATTACTAAATTTGGATAATATTATTAATAAATAGTATTTTATTGAAAGTGTTGATTATAATTTTACTTAAAAGTCATAATTAATATTAAAATTTATGTTATTATAAAATTATTAATGAATATAGTGGTTGAATCTTAAAGCAAGAAAGGAATTTGTATGGCTAAAATAAAATCTACATATATATGTCAACAATGTGGATATGAAGCTCCTAAATGGTTGGGGAAATGTCCATCATGTAATAACTGGAATACTTTTAATGAAGAAATAAAAGATGACAGTAAAGTAGTAACTTCATTAAAAGCTAATAACATAGTACAAAATAACCAACCTAAAAATATAAGAGATATAAAATCTGGAGAAAAAGAAAGATATGATACAGGAATAAAAGAACTTAATAGAGTTTTAGGTGGTGGATTAGTTAGAGGATCATTAACTTTAATTTCAGGAGATCCTGGAATAGGAAAATCTACACTGCTATTACAAACAGCAAATAATATAGCTGTAAAATATGGTAAAGTTCTGTATGTATCTGGAGAAGAATCAGAAGAACAAATAAAAATTAGAGGAGACAGATTAGGTGTAAATAGTGAAAACTTATTTATAATATCTGAAACAAACTTAGACGCTATTTCAATATATATAGAACAAATTAATCCTAATTTTGTTATAATAGATTCAATTCAAACTGTATTTAAGGAGAGTGTTTCTTCAGCACCAGGTAGTGTATCTCAGGTTAAAGAATGTTCAAATACTATTATGAGAATGTGTAAAGGTAAAAACATACCATTTTTCCTAGTTGCACATGTAACCAAACAAGGTGAGTTAGCAGGTCCCAGAGTTTTAGAACATATGGTTGATACAGTTTTATATTTTGAAGGTGAAAGAACAGAAGAATATAGAATTTTAAGAACTATGAAGAATCGTTTTGGAACTACTAGTGAGATTGGCGTATTTGAAATGCAACAAGAAGGTCTAGTAGAAGTATTTGATCCATCAAAAATATTTTTAGAGGATACTAGTGCTAATCAAGAAGGTTCTGTAGTTGTTGGAATTATGGAAGGTACTAGACCTATTTTAATAGAAATTCAAGCATTGGTAAGTGAAACTAAGGCTCCAATGCCGAGAAGAACAGCTGTTGGAATTGACAATCAAAGATTGAGTTTAATATTAGCAGTTTTAGAAAAGAAGCTAAAAATGTTTTTCTATAATAAAGATGTATATGTTAATGTAGTAGGCGGACTTAATATAGATGGAACATCTGCAGATTTAGGTTTAGCATTAGCATTAATATCTAGTGCGAAATCTAAAGAATTTAAATTAGATAAAGCATTGATGGTAGGAGAAGTTGGGTTAACTGGAGAAATAAGACCAATATCATCAGCTGAACGATTAGTAAAAGAAGCTGAAAAACTTGGATTTAAGAATGTAATAATTCCTGAAAGAAATTTAGATAAAATAAAAACAAAGAATATAAAAGTAATAGGTATCAGACATTTAATGGAAGTAATAAATAAGATATTTTGATAAGAACAGGTGAGTGTATGAGATTAGAAAAGGGAATGAAAATAAAAGATACTTTAAAAATTATGTGCCCAGGCACTCAACTACGAGAAGGGCTTGAAAATATCCTTAGAGCTAAAACAGGAGGACTAATTGTAATTGGAGATAATAAAGAAGTCATGGATACAGTAGATGGCGGATTTAATCTTAATTCTGATTATAGTCCATCGTATGTTTATGAATTAGCTAAAATGGATGGCGCAATAGTAATTAGTGAAGATTTAAAAAAAATTGTATGTGCTAATGCTCAACTTATACCAGATCCTTCAATTATAACACATGAAACTGGTACTAGGCATAGAACTGCACACAGAATAGCTAAGCAAACTAATAACATAGTAATTGCTATATCTCAAAGAAGAAATATAATAACTGTATATAAAGGTGATATAAAATATGTTTTAAGAGATAGTAGCGTAATTTTGGCTAGAGCAAATCAAGCTATTCAAACATTAGAGAAGTATGTGTCTGTGTTGGAAAGAGTAATTAACAACTTAAATCTTTTAGAGTTTCAAGATTTGACAACTTTATTTGATGTTGTTACTGCAATTCAAAGAACTGAAATGGTAATGAGAATAGTAGAAGAAATAAACATGTATATCCTAGAATTGGGAAATGAAGGAAGACTTATATCCATGCAGTTAAATGAGCTTGTTAAGCATATAGAGAGAGATGGAATATTATTAATTAGAGATTATTGCAAAGATGAAGATGGACATAATGAAGTATATGAACAAATACAAAAATTAAGTGCAACTGAACTTTTAGATCTAGATGCAATTGCAAGAGTTTTAGGTCATGCTGGGGAGCCCCTTGTAGATACGCTTATATCAGCTAAAGGATATAGAATATTAGGTAAGGTTCCTAGAATACCATCTACTGTAATAGAAAACTTAATTAAAGAATTTAAAGAATTAAACAATGTTATAGAAGCAGATATTGATGAACTTGATATTGTTGAGGGAATTGGTGAAGCAAGAGCAAAGGCAATTAAAGATGGGTTAAAAAGAATAAGAGAACAAATTCTTTTAAATAAAAAGATATAAAAGTAGAAAATCGGTATTACCACAAAAGGTAAACCGATTTTTTATTATCTAAAAGCAAATTTTCCAAGTGTATTTATTTTGTCGTGCTCTTTAAGCAGAACATCATATAAATTTATATCTAGATTATTGCACAAAGAAGTAAGATAAAAAAGATTATTACCAATCTCTTTTTCTATGATTTCACGACAATTTTCACAAAGTTCACCACTTAAGTGAGATTCTAAGTAGGTAGATAAGTCGTCAACAGATTTATCTTCATTTAATGAATTTTGTTTAGAAGCATTAATATTTATGCATCCGCAATTTGTAACAGATTTTGCAACTGCCCTATTAACTCTAGAACTAGATTCACTATATTTAGTAAGTATATCTAAGATACTTTTATGTCTTAACAAAGAATCATTTACAGAGTTTTGAAAATCATCAAATATTATATCTTTCATACGCCTCAACTCCTTGAGATAATTTAATTTTACTTTAAGTAATTATAAATACTTTCAGACTATTTTACTAATATGGGATTAAGATTTGGAATACATGTATATAATACAGAAGAATTATATTAATTGATAGGGGGAGATTTAGATAAACTTAATAAATTATTCATTTTAGATATATATATAGTGTGATATAATTAATAACAGTTAATATATAGAAATGAATTAGTATGTATTATTGTGACAATTTAGGAAGGGGTGAGATATTTGTTAAAAAAGATTATAAGAGGAATTTTTTCGGCCATAGGTTTATTAGTTGGTTATATTATAGCAAAATCTTTGTTAGATATACCGAATATTAAGGAAATGAAATATTTATCTACATTAACAGGTTCCATAGCATTTATAACCATTATATCGTTATTATTTGGAATTATATTATATATTGTATCTCCAATTATATATAAAGCTATTTTTAATTTGGTTGAATATATAGAAAAGAATATTCAAAAGCTTACATTAATTGAAATTATTTGTGGAGTATTAGGAGCTATTATAGCTTTAATATTAATGAGTTTTATTGCAAAACCAATAAATGGAATAGATGATAAATTTGGACCTATGTTATTTATATTTTTAAATATAATATCAGCGATAATAGGTGCAGATATATTAGTTAAGAAAAAAGATGACATAATAGCATTACTTTCTAATATAAAGAAGAATACAGGTAAAGAAAAGAAATCAAAAGGTAGTAATGTAAAAGGTGTAGCAAAAGTGCTAGATACATCGGTTATAATTGATGGTAGGATATTTGATATTTGTGAAACAGGGTTTATAGAAGGTCCTTTAGTAATTCCTAACTTTGTCTTAGATGAATTAAGACATATATCAGATTCTTCGGATTCTTTAAAGAGAAATAGGGGCAGAAGAGGATTAGATATATTAAATAGAATACAAAAAGAACTTTCAATTGAAACACAAATTTGGGAAGGCGATTTTCCCAAAATAAGTGAAGTAGATAGTAAATTATTAAAACTTGCTCAAACATTAAACGGAAAAGTAATAACTAACGATTATAATTTAAATAAAGTTGCGGAATTTCAAGGAGTGCCTGTGTTAAATATAAATGAATTATCAAATGCGATAAAGTCAGTAGTTTTACCAGGTGAGGAAATGCATGTAGATATGATTAAAGATGGTAAAGAATCAACCCAAGGAGTAGGATATTTAGATGATGGCACTATGATAGTTGTAGAGGGTGGTAAAAAATACATCGGTCAAACAATTACTGTTATAGTTACATCAGTTTTACAAACTGCGGCTGGAAGAATGATATTTGCCAAACCAAAAGATAATTAAGAAAAGGAGCTTTTCTATATGGTTAGTGCAATAGTAGTAGCTGGTGGAAAAGGTAAAAGAATGGGCACTGTTCAAAGTAAGCAATATCTTAGTTTGAATGGTAAGCCCATTCTTTATTACACCATTAAAAGTTTTTTAGATTGTAAATTAGTAGATAATATTATATTGGTAGTGCCATCTCACGAAATAGATTACTGTGAGAAGGAAATATTAGAAAAAAATTATTTGAAAGTTAATAAAATTGTTGCTGGAGGCGATGAACGTTACGATTCTGTATATAATGGATTGATTGAAGCAAAAGGATCGGATATTGTACTAATTCATGATGGAGTACGACCTTTTGTATCAAAGGAAACAATAGAAAATGCTATAAAATATTCAGAAGAATATGGTGCAGCAGCACCAGGGGTTATGCCCAAAGATACAATTAAAATAATAGATGATAATAGGTTTTCTATTGATACACCTAATAGAAGCCATTTAATATCAGTTCAAACACCTCAAGCATTTAAATTTGATTTAATATATGACTGTCATAAAAAAATAAAAAATGAAAATGTTAATATTACAGACGATACTATGGTAGTTGAATATTTTGGGAATAAGGTTTATATATATCCGGGAGAGTATACAAACATAAAAATTACTACTCTAGAAGATCTTATTATTGGTGAATATTTAGTAAATAGATAGCCTACAGATAAGATATTGACAGTCAAATTACAAAAAGTTATAATGAATTAAGTTAATTGTAAAATCATATAAAAGCTTTGATGAAGAATAGTAGAAATCGCCTTTAAGAGAGAAAATCCTTGGCTGTAAGATTTTCATTAGATTTTGAACCAGCTTCGGAGTAATAGGTAAAAACTATCGGTTTAATACCGTTATCATTATTAGAGAACAAATTTAGGTGGTACCGCGATTATAAGTTCGCCCTAAGATATAGGGTGGACTTTTTTTATTATTTTTAAAACCACTTTAATATAAAAAATATATATTTGGAGGAATTTTAACTATGAAAATGTCTAACATGTTAATATCTACACTAAGAGAAGTTCCAGCAGAAGCAGAAATTGATAGCCATAAGCTTATGCTTAGATCAGGAATGATAAGAAAAATGGCATCAGGAATATATAATTATATGCCATTAGGACTTAAAGCTTTAAAAAAGGTTGAAGATATAATTAGAGAAGAAATGAATGAAGCAGGAGCTCAAGAATTTTTAGCTTCAGCTATGATTCCAGCAGAATTATGGCAATCATCAGGCCGATGGGATGCTTATGGAGCTGAAATGTTTAGGGTAAAAGATAGAAATGAAAGAGATTTCTGTTTAGGACCTACACATGAAGAAGTGTTTACTGATATAGCTAAAAATGAAATTAAATCTTATAAGCAATTACCTGTGAATTTATATCAAATTCAAACAAAATATAGAGATGAACGTAGACCTAGATTTGGAGTTATGAGATCAAGAGAATTTGTTATGAAAGATGCATATAGTTTTGATAAGGATCAACAAGGATTAGATCTTTCATATAATAAAATGTATGAAGCATATGTTAAAATTTTTAATAGATGTGGATTAGATGCAAAATGTGTTGAAGCAGATTCAGGAGCTATAGGAGGATCAAATTCAGCAGAATTTATGGTTAAATCAGAAGTTGGAGAAGACGATATTGTTTTCTGTACTGAATGTAATTATGCAGCTAACATTGAAAAAGCAACTGCTAGATTAGAAGAAGCTGAAAAAGAAGAATTAATGGAAGTTGAAAAAGTATCTACTCCAGATAGTAGAGGAATAGACGAAGTATCAGAATTTTTAAATATATCTTCTAAAAAGACAGTTAAAACTTTATTATATAATGTTGATGGAAAAATAGTTGCTGTATTTGTAAGGGGTGACAGAGAAGTTAATGAAGTTAAAGTAGCTAATGCTTCAAATGCTTCAGGAGATATAGAAATGGCATCTCATGAAGAGTATATGAATGCAACAGGTTGTGGAATTGGATTTGCTGGACCAATAGGGATAAAAGCTGATTTAATATTAGTAGATAAAGAAGTTAAGAACATGTGTAACTTTGTAACAGGAGCAAATGAAACTGGATATCATATTAAAAATGTAAATTATGGACGTGATTTTGAAGGCACAATTGGTGACTATAGAAATGTAGTAGAAGGAGAAGCATGCCCAACATGTGGAGGAAAACTTACCATTTCTAGAGGAACAGAAGTTGGCCATATCTTTAAATTAGGAACTAAGTATTCAGAAGCAATGGATGCTAAATTTATAGCTGAAAATGGAAAAGAAGCTCCATTTATAATGGGCTGCTATGGAATTGGTGTTACAAGAACTATGGCATCTATAATTGAACAACATAATGATGAAAATGGCATAGTATGGCCTTTAGCCGTTGCTCCATACCACGTTTCAGTAATTGCTGTAAATGTTAAAGATGAAGAACAAGTGAAAATAGCTACTAAACTTTATGAAGATTTAAAATCTATGGGTGTTGAAGCATTATTAGATGATAGAAATGAAAGAGCAGGAGTTAAATTTAAAGATTCAGAAATAATGGGAATTCCTATGA contains:
- a CDS encoding proline--tRNA ligase, whose amino-acid sequence is MKMSNMLISTLREVPAEAEIDSHKLMLRSGMIRKMASGIYNYMPLGLKALKKVEDIIREEMNEAGAQEFLASAMIPAELWQSSGRWDAYGAEMFRVKDRNERDFCLGPTHEEVFTDIAKNEIKSYKQLPVNLYQIQTKYRDERRPRFGVMRSREFVMKDAYSFDKDQQGLDLSYNKMYEAYVKIFNRCGLDAKCVEADSGAIGGSNSAEFMVKSEVGEDDIVFCTECNYAANIEKATARLEEAEKEELMEVEKVSTPDSRGIDEVSEFLNISSKKTVKTLLYNVDGKIVAVFVRGDREVNEVKVANASNASGDIEMASHEEYMNATGCGIGFAGPIGIKADLILVDKEVKNMCNFVTGANETGYHIKNVNYGRDFEGTIGDYRNVVEGEACPTCGGKLTISRGTEVGHIFKLGTKYSEAMDAKFIAENGKEAPFIMGCYGIGVTRTMASIIEQHNDENGIVWPLAVAPYHVSVIAVNVKDEEQVKIATKLYEDLKSMGVEALLDDRNERAGVKFKDSEIMGIPMRITVGKKIVDGEVEFKLRIGDMEVVKIEDVCQMVKGEFDKNNLKLR